The DNA window TCTGTTCGCGGGGTGGTCTTCTAAAGCCAAGGAACGCTGTTCGAATCCCCATCAACACGTTGAAAAAAACCCAAAGCACAAAAAGTTGCAGGGAGACAAAAGGCAAGGTTAGTTGCTGCCAACAGAGATCCGCGAGGAAACTGCCGGGGAGTATCTCCAACATAGCGTGTATAATTGTGCTAAAGGAGCGGGGCGAGGGCTGGATCCACGCGGGCGTGAGTATTTTAAGGAGGGCTTCCCCAGTCGGACTCCCATACCATATCATTTGAGAAACGAAAAAAGGCCCGCTAAGCAAAAATATGGGCAAAAGAACGGCTGGTAAGATCCTTAGATAAGCCCGGCCTCGATGCCTGTCAAGAATGGAGTCTAATATGATAACGACAAAGAGTGCACTAGCCGTGAGTAATATAGTCATCTTGGTAAGGCACCCCAGGGCGAAGAAGGTTCCGACAACAAGCCCCTGTTTATGGGAAGGCCTGTCGTCCTGAATGCAGTTGAGAACAGTAAGAATGAGAGCTAGACTCAGCACGTAGACAAGGCCGTCATTTGAAACGACAGAGAGTATCTGAAGATTGTTCGGCCAAAGCGCCGCCACAAGGAGAATAATGCTTGCCGCTTGCGGGCTTTCCGGCATGAGCAGGCGCAGGATTTGGGCGAAGAGGAGAAATGCAGCGATTCCAAAGATGATTGACAGGGCGCGAAAAAGGCGAAGCGTTCGGCGAGGAGGATCAAAGGGGAAAATCTCGCCCGGATCATCATGAGCCAGAAAAGGGAACCTGGGATTCTTGTCAGGATTGACGGCCAAATGATCGGGGAAAACCACCGGGAACATCCTGGCAACCAGGGCTGATAGATGATAATAGAGCGGTGGCTGGTAGACCTCGATGCCATATCGGCGAGGGTCAGACCGGTCAATGGGATGGATTTTCTCTCCGTTGTACACTGTTTCGATGTATCGAAGGTGTTCTGGTTCGTCAGCCCCTTCAAAGGCAGGCATGAGCATAGCATACGAGACAAGGAAAAGGACGTGCAGGGCGAGCAGGAAAGAGAACGAGCCTATCGGTTTGATCTGAATCCGCGGCGCCATCTATTGATCTCCCTGCCACACAGTCATGTCATCGAGATTCTTGCTGCTTGCTTAGAGCAATTGCAAGGTTGTTTTGTGCTTCTGCAAAATCGGGCTTGATCCGGACCGCCTCTGTAAAATGCGCGATGGCTTGATCAAGTTTCCGCTTTCTTGCCAAAGCGATTCCAAGATTGTTGTGCGCGATCGCAAACCCGGTATTGATCCGGAGCGCCTGTGAAAAGTGGACGATGGCTTCATCAAGCCTCTCCTGCCGGGCCAGAGCGCTTCCCAGGTTATAGTGCATCCCGGCATGATCGGGTTTGATACTTAGCGCCTCTGTAAAATGCGCGATAGCTTTGTCAAGGTTTCCCTTTGCGGCCAATGCATTGCCGATGTTGTTGTGTATTTCTGCATCATGCGGTTTGATCCGGAGCGCCTGTGAAAAGTGGACGATGGCTTCATCAAACCTCCCCTGCCGGGCCAGGGCATTTCCCAGGTTGCTGTGAACAAGATGATTGTCAGCCGCTACATTGAGCGTGTGTTCAAAGAGCGTGATGCTGTTGTGCCAGCGCTGCACCTGCAGCCGTGTGCACACAATGAGGGTGGAAAGCAATATTCCCGCCAATACGACAACCAGGATGCCTGGCAACCTGCACTTTGCCACTAACTCGTTAAGCCCCCAGGCAATAATCAGAAAGAGCCCGATGAGTGGCACATACGTCCACCGGTCTGCCATGGCCTGTGATCCAGCCTGTATCAACCCGATAACGGGCACAAGAGTTCCAAGATACCACAGCCACCCGACAATGAGATAAGGCCGTTTTTGCGCTGCCCTTACCGCGACAAGCGATACGCACACCAGCAATAAGCCTGCCCCGACTGCCTGCCAGACCGGCACGCCTGCAGGGTGTGGATAAAATACGGCCATGTTGTGAGGCCAGATCATCTTTCCGATGTAGCCTGCATAGCATACCAGAGCATTGGCGATGCGGGCCTGCAATGGGACGGATTCCAGGGGCACAACCGCTCCAAGGCGTTGGTGGGCCGTAAGAGTCAAGAGACACGAAATTCCTGCAAGGGCAATCAACGGGGTCTTTCCCAGGATCAAACGAACAAGGTGCGACCTTTGATGGTTGAACCCCGTGGATTTGCGCGGTTGCTCGGCATGGCCGGGCCGAAAGCGGCCCAGTGGCCAGTAGTCAAGCAAGAGCAGTACAAACGGCAGTGTCACAAGCGTTGGTTTTGCCATGAGGCCGAGGGCAAAGACAAGAAGGCATAACAGGTATCTGCCTGTGCCAGGAGATTCCGTGTAACGGATGTAAAACCCAATTGTCAGCATCCAGAAAAGGGTGGCAAGAACATCCTTGCGTTCAGACACCCACGCAACGGATTCTACGTGCAAGGGGTGCAGCGCAAACAGTGCCGCAACAAAGGCGCTTCGCCAGAGCGCGCCTGTCATACGTGTGAGAATCAGAAAAAGCAACAGCGTATTTGCTATGTGAAGCAGCAGGTTCGTCAGGTGATACCCGCACGGGTTCAGCCCGTAGAGATATCCGTCCAACATGAGTGACAGCCATGTCAATGGAATCCAAAAGCCAGCCTCCGTATTAGTGACAGCCCAGACAGCGCCTTTGCTCGTCAGCCCTGCCTGCACATGACGATTCTGTGTAACGTATACGTCGTCATCAAAGTTGATGAATCCATGATCGAGCACCTGCCAGAAGACGGCTGCGGTTGTGACGGCCAGAAACAGGACGGCTATGACGGATAGATGACGACGATTAATGCTGATAGTTCCCATTGTGATGGAATCTTTCCCGGGGCTTGATCATCATTTGGGCCAGTTTATGCTTTAGATCTCACACGGCTTTTTTGCCATTCTCCAGCCCGTCTCTTTGTTTCCAGGTATTGTGCATCTCCCTGTACTTGGTCTCTTTCTCAATGTTTTTCTGCTGGCTGAACATCTTTACCAGGTTAAGCAGCGGATACTCAAAGTCCGGCCTAAATTCCAAGGCCTTCAGGAACGACCTCTCAGCCTCCGGGATTTTACCCTTGTACCAATATACAACCCCAAGCTTATTATACGGATCAGCATAGTTCAATTGCGCTAACGGGGTGAAGGTTATCCAGAAAAGAAGCGCAATCAGAATACCGCTCAGAACAAGAGGCTTGGCCGCTCTCTCCTTGCACCACCCGATTACGGCAAGAACGCCGACTGCGGCAAGAATAATGAATATCGGAATGGCGGGTATTCGCAGCCGGGATATAACAAAAATGATCAATACAGACAGAAAAGAGGTCAAGAAAAAGAGGTGCAACACCATTAATTCCCGGCTCTTTCGCAGGGTAACGGCAAACCCCAACACGGACAAAGGGAAAACAAGACCAAAGGTCAAGACCGGATGCTTCAGCACTGCAGAATAGTTCCGGTTGAAGTAGTAGTTGAAATAGGTGGGCATTTCCACGTCATTGAAGAAGAACTGCGTCTTTTTCAGCATTAGCTTCAGCTCTTCATGCGGATTTTCAATGATGAACCTGAGTCCCTTTTTATACCAATAGCCTGACACTTCTTTTGAAGAGAGCGGCCTTTTAAGATCTGCTTCAGCCTTTTCTTTATATTTCAGCAAGATAGCCCCAGTGAACCTCAACTCTTCGTTAAAGGTAGGGCTTGCCCCCTTGTGATGTCCAAAATAGAAGTTATGACCTCCGGACGGGTTGAGGAGAAGAACTTCTCCTGATACCGCATAGTTTCTGGCCATAAACAGGCCGGGCATTATGAATACCCCAATGCAAAACCACGCATAGGATCGGACACGGTGTGCGACCTTCAATCCGTTCTTGCCAAAAAGAAAGTAGAGCGCAAGCAGGGCCGGAAATAGAACCATATTTGGCCTTCCCATGATAGCAGCCCCCACGAAAAAACCGGCAAGACACATCTTTTTCGCCCCGGCTTGCTCGTCTCTCATGATGATAAGAATGGAAACAAGACAGAAGAAAACAACCCATGAAAGGACTATGATTTCTGCGTCATAAAATATGAAGGGCCCATACAGGGTGGCTATCCCTCCTGAAACAAGGGCGGCTGTTTTTCCGAAATAGTGTCTGGCAATTAGGGCAATCAAGCAGCAATTGATGCTGCCGATAAGAATCTGAACAAGGCGCACTGCATAGAAATCGATGCCGAATGTTTTGAACATCCCTGCCAGGATATAGGAGTAGATCGGGCTGTTGTCGAAGAATATCTCCGTTCCTCCCAGGATATCTTCGTCAAGGATCTTAAATGCCGTCTTGACATAAGCCGCGTGACCGCCCAGAGGAATGTCAAAAGATGGGTAGGATGTGTAGCTGTTCAGGTGGATGAGACGAATGGCAAAGGCCACAGCAAAAACGAGGAAGAGATAGAGGGTGTTCCTTCTATCCGATGATTCTTGCACTGTCTCGGACTGGTTCCTCATGTTCCAACCATCAACGGCAGCGAGCGTAACCATTCTTAACATTGTAGCAGCGTATTTGTAGGATCTCTGTAAGTGTTTTGATGCAAGCTGGCCCTATTCGAACCTTTGAGTCGAAAGAGTGATACCAATCTACGGGTATTTCGCCGATCCTATAACCGAGTTTTTGGGCAACAAAAATGATTTCGGCATCATATCCCCATCTTTCAATCTTTGATCGAGAAAAAATGTCTAGAGCAGCGTTCTTTTCAAAGCCCTTTAGTCCGCATGTAACATCTGAGATTCTCAGGCCGAGGCTAAATCGGGTAAACCATCTAAAGACTTCCCCCAAGAATTGTCTTAACGGATCTTCACGGACCTTCATGGATGACTCTGGGAGGTGCCTCGATCCTATGACCACTGAAATTCCACTATCCAGCTTTTTCAAACATGTGCCGATAAAATGCGCCGGCACGGCCAGATCAGCGTCAGTATAGACCATATACTTTCCAGTGGCGTTCAAAATGCCGCGTTTAACTGCATGTCCTTTGCCTTTGTTCTTTTTGCAGTTGAAGGAATTTGCTTGCGGAGTATTGTCGAGAATCTCATCAACAATGGAAGCTGTACTGTCCGTGCTTCCGTCATTAACCAGAATAATTTCATAATCCTTTCTCAACGTGTCCAGGTATGACTTGATAGTTTGAAAATTCTGCCTGAGGCAGCGTTCTTCATTATAAAGGGGCATGACAAGGGACAAATAGGGCATCATCCTATTAAACTCGCTTTTCCCAGCTCCAACCGGGCTTGTTCAAAGAACTGCCATACAAGACTGCATGGTGGGGCCATTTGGAGCTATCCTGTTTTTTTGAGGAAGAGGGTCACGGTGCTCCCGGATTTCAACAATGAGAACAAGCTGGCACTGCAGAAAGCTATGACTGTCAAATGGAGCAAGAGTGAGAGCCCAATGATTTTCCTCAAAGGATTAGAAGTAATGCAATCTTTGTGCCTGCGAGCGCCCTGAATGAGATCAAAAGGAAAGCGCCGGCCGAATCCGAGCATGGCGTACGGATAACAGAGGCTATCGATGACGTTATACTCCTGTGAGAAGTGACGATGGTGAATGACCCGGTAGCCTCTGGTCTGAAAAAAGGCGGCTAGGCGCTTCATGTCAAAGTGGATCACATGACGGGGTAGATCCAGGTGAAGCCAGGACGGACCTGACAGGCGGCTTTGAAGGCTTTCCATATGGGGCGCTGAAATGACCAGGAGCCCTCCAGGGGCAAGGAGGCGATCTGCCATCTCCAGGGCTTTGCCAGGTTCTGGCATGTGCTCCAGAGAATGCCAGAAACAGATGGCCTGATATGGGTCTGACCGGCGTTGAGTCGGTTCCTCCAGTGTGCGGAAGATCTGCTGATTCAGATTCCTGCTTGCCCGGTCGCCCGCCACGGTATCGAGTTCGATGCCGTCAACTCGATATCCCCAGCTCTTCAGAAATTTGAGCATCAGCCCCCTGCCACAGCCCACATCCAGGACACGGCCCTGTGGTATCAACCTCCGCACTGCCCTTGCGCGTAAGTATCGAAAGAACCTGACTATGGCTTCCACCGAACCGACGAATTTTCCCCCTCCTTGGCCGTAGTAGTCCACGTCATAGTATCCGGACAGGGTCTCAGAATCAGGCATGGGATGGATAAAAGATGTCCCACAGTCGGAACATTGATAAAGTGACCAGTCTCCCGGCACAACATGCTGGTAGCCAGGGCGGGGCCGCGTGCTTCTTGATTTACACAACGGACATATAGGGCGCTCGTCATGGGTATCCATTGTCATTATTCAACCTACTGTTCTTTACCGTACAGGATTTGCTCGATGGTAAAGAATTCAAGCTCTAGTCCTTTGAAACCGAATTCGACTGTTCCCTAACCGCCTTGGCGCGATCACCCATACGACGATAGGCAACTGCCAGGTTCTTTCTTAGCTGAACGGAATCCGGTGTTATGCTAAGGCCCTTATTCAGAGCAGAAACGCAATTATCATAATCGCCCATCTCCCCGTATGTCGCACCGATATTTGCCCAGAACTGAGATTCATCCGGCAAGAAAACAATTGCCTTCCTATAATGCTCCAAAGCCTCTGTGTGCTCGCTTAAATGGAAGTACGCCGTTCCAATATTGTTATGCCATTCTCCGCGTTTCTTGCGGTTCATGGATAATGATTTGGCCTGTTCCAGCAATGAAATGGCCGCTTCCGGCCGACCAGTTTCCGTTAACAAGGCGGAGTAGTTGATGTAGTTTCCGGCCTCGCCTGGATAATACTCGATGGCCATCTTGAAATACCTTTCAGCCTGCTGGTAATCCTTGCTATTAAAAAGATTTTCAGCCAGTCCACCGGCGTAGAAATAGTTGTTGAAGTGAAACACCTCCTGTCTGAAAAAGGCGTCTTCGTCATGCCACAGGTATTTATTGAGGACAAAGGAATAAGTTCCCGCATAGACAAGCACAGGGATAAGAATACTTATTGTGAGAAAACGGTTTCTTTTCAATGATCTTCCTATGAACGGCGTCGCGGCAAGGGACAGGAATATCATAGGCAGGTAAAGCCATCTCGTAGATATCAAGGTGACTGCAGAGGTAGGAATAATATTCAAGATCGGCAACAGGGCGACAAGGAAGGAAAAGACCGAAAATGTCAATAACTTGTTTTTCCTCATTTGCCACAAAACAAGGCCCAAAAGGGCCATACCGCAAAAACTGGCTATGGCTTGCCAGTTTAGGTAATCTGCTGGATAGCCAACAATAAAACTGTGAAGCCCGTAAGGGGCGAAAACAAGTTTCAGATTCCAGGCCACAAGATAAGTGGCAAAATAAACCCTCTTCCAAAAGTCTGCCGCGTCCGATGGTGTCAGCCATGCACCTGTTACCATCTTTCTGAGGAGAAAATAAGCAGTTAGAACCAGAATAAATGGAAGGTAGCTAATCAGCTCTTGAGAAATGTCTCGTCTTTTTCCGGACAGAAATCTATTGTAGAAAAAGATACAAGGAAGCACCAACAGACCAAACTCCTTGGAAAGAACAGCCATAGCAAAGAAAAGCACAGATGCTATGAAGCTCAGAGAGATCGCACCTTCCCATCTTTTCAAGTAACAATACACAGACGAAATCACAAAAAGCGTTACAAGTATGTTGTTTCTGGCGGAAATCCATGACACGGATTCGGTGTTGACAGGGTGGATGGCATAAAGAAGAGTCACCCAAAAAGCCGCCTGACGATCATTGACCAGAAACAGCAGGAACCTGAATAAGAGAAAACAGGTCAGAAGGTGGAGAATCAAGTTTGTGGCCCTGAAGCCTTGAGGGGTCATCCCCCACAACCTGCAATCCAGCCAATAAGAAAGGCTTGTTAGCGGTCTGTAGTACCCGGTGTGCGAGTTCCTTGTTCCTTGACTGTCGGTTATTCCATCTTCTCTGGCTAAGTGAGAATAGATAGGCTGTGCCTCCCTGATGTATCTGTTGTTTCTTATCAGAGAGTTGTCATCCAGTATGAAGCTTCCTGTAAAGGTCGGGAGATAGACAACTGAAACAACAAGGCTGATAAGAATATACGGCAAGAAGGCTCGGTTTGTACTAATAGAGGACGTATGGAGATCTTTATTAGTCAATTTCTGCATCGTCAAGGGGTGCAAAGAGGCGACTACAGTACATTCCCCACCGGTGTAACCGAAACGCCATCGAGGTCTTGACGACTCCTATGCCATAAAGGACAGCTTTAGGGAAGCTGATCGAAGAGGAATCCTCCATATAGCGTGTGGGGCAAGTAATCTCCCCAATGTCGAATCCGGCATATATAATCTGCGAAAGCATCTGGTTGTCAAAGACAAAATCATCATCATTGTTTTCCATGGGGAGTGTTTCCAGGAGCTTCCTGGAAAATGCTCTGTATCCCGTGTGATACTCCGA is part of the Deltaproteobacteria bacterium genome and encodes:
- a CDS encoding glycosyltransferase family 39 protein, encoding MAPRIQIKPIGSFSFLLALHVLFLVSYAMLMPAFEGADEPEHLRYIETVYNGEKIHPIDRSDPRRYGIEVYQPPLYYHLSALVARMFPVVFPDHLAVNPDKNPRFPFLAHDDPGEIFPFDPPRRTLRLFRALSIIFGIAAFLLFAQILRLLMPESPQAASIILLVAALWPNNLQILSVVSNDGLVYVLSLALILTVLNCIQDDRPSHKQGLVVGTFFALGCLTKMTILLTASALFVVIILDSILDRHRGRAYLRILPAVLLPIFLLSGPFFVSQMIWYGSPTGEALLKILTPAWIQPSPRSFSTIIHAMLEILPGSFLADLCWQQLTLPFVSLQLFVLWVFFNVLMGIRTAFLGFRRPPREQILHQMLVFTSFFFMFFAVYRISAQWIGMQIRHVWNLWPITLLAPYCAIREMKLLKGINRKRILNIIFCGLMCVLVSINCLVIYNFIITYKPLERESRADLNYSLLINYWVQSPGMGVQYLQEAARSDSQ
- a CDS encoding tetratricopeptide repeat protein — encoded protein: MGTISINRRHLSVIAVLFLAVTTAAVFWQVLDHGFINFDDDVYVTQNRHVQAGLTSKGAVWAVTNTEAGFWIPLTWLSLMLDGYLYGLNPCGYHLTNLLLHIANTLLLFLILTRMTGALWRSAFVAALFALHPLHVESVAWVSERKDVLATLFWMLTIGFYIRYTESPGTGRYLLCLLVFALGLMAKPTLVTLPFVLLLLDYWPLGRFRPGHAEQPRKSTGFNHQRSHLVRLILGKTPLIALAGISCLLTLTAHQRLGAVVPLESVPLQARIANALVCYAGYIGKMIWPHNMAVFYPHPAGVPVWQAVGAGLLLVCVSLVAVRAAQKRPYLIVGWLWYLGTLVPVIGLIQAGSQAMADRWTYVPLIGLFLIIAWGLNELVAKCRLPGILVVVLAGILLSTLIVCTRLQVQRWHNSITLFEHTLNVAADNHLVHSNLGNALARQGRFDEAIVHFSQALRIKPHDAEIHNNIGNALAAKGNLDKAIAHFTEALSIKPDHAGMHYNLGSALARQERLDEAIVHFSQALRINTGFAIAHNNLGIALARKRKLDQAIAHFTEAVRIKPDFAEAQNNLAIALSKQQESR
- a CDS encoding glycosyltransferase family 39 protein, with the protein product MRNQSETVQESSDRRNTLYLFLVFAVAFAIRLIHLNSYTSYPSFDIPLGGHAAYVKTAFKILDEDILGGTEIFFDNSPIYSYILAGMFKTFGIDFYAVRLVQILIGSINCCLIALIARHYFGKTAALVSGGIATLYGPFIFYDAEIIVLSWVVFFCLVSILIIMRDEQAGAKKMCLAGFFVGAAIMGRPNMVLFPALLALYFLFGKNGLKVAHRVRSYAWFCIGVFIMPGLFMARNYAVSGEVLLLNPSGGHNFYFGHHKGASPTFNEELRFTGAILLKYKEKAEADLKRPLSSKEVSGYWYKKGLRFIIENPHEELKLMLKKTQFFFNDVEMPTYFNYYFNRNYSAVLKHPVLTFGLVFPLSVLGFAVTLRKSRELMVLHLFFLTSFLSVLIIFVISRLRIPAIPIFIILAAVGVLAVIGWCKERAAKPLVLSGILIALLFWITFTPLAQLNYADPYNKLGVVYWYKGKIPEAERSFLKALEFRPDFEYPLLNLVKMFSQQKNIEKETKYREMHNTWKQRDGLENGKKAV
- a CDS encoding glycosyltransferase family 2 protein; amino-acid sequence: MMPYLSLVMPLYNEERCLRQNFQTIKSYLDTLRKDYEIILVNDGSTDSTASIVDEILDNTPQANSFNCKKNKGKGHAVKRGILNATGKYMVYTDADLAVPAHFIGTCLKKLDSGISVVIGSRHLPESSMKVREDPLRQFLGEVFRWFTRFSLGLRISDVTCGLKGFEKNAALDIFSRSKIERWGYDAEIIFVAQKLGYRIGEIPVDWYHSFDSKVRIGPACIKTLTEILQIRCYNVKNGYARCR
- a CDS encoding class I SAM-dependent methyltransferase; the protein is MTMDTHDERPICPLCKSRSTRPRPGYQHVVPGDWSLYQCSDCGTSFIHPMPDSETLSGYYDVDYYGQGGGKFVGSVEAIVRFFRYLRARAVRRLIPQGRVLDVGCGRGLMLKFLKSWGYRVDGIELDTVAGDRASRNLNQQIFRTLEEPTQRRSDPYQAICFWHSLEHMPEPGKALEMADRLLAPGGLLVISAPHMESLQSRLSGPSWLHLDLPRHVIHFDMKRLAAFFQTRGYRVIHHRHFSQEYNVIDSLCYPYAMLGFGRRFPFDLIQGARRHKDCITSNPLRKIIGLSLLLHLTVIAFCSASLFSLLKSGSTVTLFLKKTG
- a CDS encoding tetratricopeptide repeat protein, translated to MTNKDLHTSSISTNRAFLPYILISLVVSVVYLPTFTGSFILDDNSLIRNNRYIREAQPIYSHLAREDGITDSQGTRNSHTGYYRPLTSLSYWLDCRLWGMTPQGFRATNLILHLLTCFLLFRFLLFLVNDRQAAFWVTLLYAIHPVNTESVSWISARNNILVTLFVISSVYCYLKRWEGAISLSFIASVLFFAMAVLSKEFGLLVLPCIFFYNRFLSGKRRDISQELISYLPFILVLTAYFLLRKMVTGAWLTPSDAADFWKRVYFATYLVAWNLKLVFAPYGLHSFIVGYPADYLNWQAIASFCGMALLGLVLWQMRKNKLLTFSVFSFLVALLPILNIIPTSAVTLISTRWLYLPMIFLSLAATPFIGRSLKRNRFLTISILIPVLVYAGTYSFVLNKYLWHDEDAFFRQEVFHFNNYFYAGGLAENLFNSKDYQQAERYFKMAIEYYPGEAGNYINYSALLTETGRPEAAISLLEQAKSLSMNRKKRGEWHNNIGTAYFHLSEHTEALEHYRKAIVFLPDESQFWANIGATYGEMGDYDNCVSALNKGLSITPDSVQLRKNLAVAYRRMGDRAKAVREQSNSVSKD